A single Defluviitalea saccharophila DNA region contains:
- a CDS encoding TIGR04086 family membrane protein, with product MVKANHKPKPKPVQTMNKTSEWRIITLLKANIIAYMITAIFFIGSALLLTYTSLPESSIPAIAIVTTIISVLVAGFDTAKGAPSKGWLWGLAAGLVYAVILIAVSSTVGKELMMTRSTATLLIMAGAGGTLGGMIGINVKK from the coding sequence ATGGTAAAAGCCAACCATAAGCCAAAGCCTAAGCCTGTGCAAACGATGAACAAGACAAGTGAATGGAGAATCATTACTCTTTTAAAGGCAAATATAATCGCTTATATGATTACAGCAATCTTTTTTATTGGTTCCGCATTACTGCTCACCTATACATCTTTGCCTGAGAGTAGTATTCCCGCTATTGCAATAGTTACTACGATCATTTCTGTTTTAGTAGCAGGCTTTGACACCGCTAAAGGAGCACCATCCAAGGGATGGCTTTGGGGACTTGCAGCGGGCCTTGTTTATGCAGTGATTTTAATTGCTGTTTCCAGTACTGTAGGTAAAGAATTAATGATGACCCGCAGTACAGCGACTCTTCTAATTATGGCAGGAGCTGGGGGAACGTTAGGAGGCATGATAGGAATTAATGTGAAAAAATAA
- a CDS encoding RluA family pseudouridine synthase, with protein MDIKVIYEDPHIIVVEKPSKVPSQQDKTRDMDMLSILKDYLKKKYPAARNPYVGLIHRLDRPVGGLMVFAKTKDANAKLSEQMQSHRFKKEYLAVVCGKPEKDHEEIKDYLLKNQARNVSKVVPEGTKGAKEAILEYTYVNSAFAEEGILSLLKIELRTGRHHQIRVQLANKSLPLWGDNKYNPIFVKKKEWTQIALWAWKITFNHPKTNKVCSFELKPAEYPFALFNF; from the coding sequence ATGGATATAAAAGTAATATACGAAGACCCTCATATCATTGTGGTTGAAAAACCTTCCAAAGTTCCTTCACAGCAGGATAAAACAAGGGATATGGATATGCTGAGCATCCTTAAAGATTACCTGAAAAAGAAGTATCCAGCTGCCAGAAATCCCTATGTAGGATTAATCCATCGATTGGACAGACCTGTTGGGGGATTGATGGTATTTGCAAAGACCAAAGATGCCAATGCAAAACTGTCGGAGCAAATGCAGTCCCACCGATTTAAAAAGGAATATTTAGCTGTAGTATGTGGAAAACCGGAGAAAGACCATGAAGAAATAAAAGACTATCTTCTAAAAAATCAAGCTAGGAATGTATCCAAAGTTGTTCCCGAAGGCACTAAAGGAGCAAAAGAAGCCATCCTTGAATATACATATGTAAATAGTGCATTTGCTGAAGAAGGCATTCTAAGTCTTTTAAAAATCGAATTAAGGACCGGCAGACATCATCAAATCCGCGTACAGCTTGCCAATAAAAGCTTGCCCCTTTGGGGAGACAACAAGTACAATCCAATTTTCGTAAAGAAAAAAGAATGGACTCAAATTGCCCTATGGGCATGGAAAATAACATTTAATCATCCTAAAACCAATAAAGTATGCAGTTTTGAATTAAAACCAGCCGAATATCCTTTTGCTCTTTTTAATTTTTAA
- a CDS encoding bifunctional (p)ppGpp synthetase/guanosine-3',5'-bis(diphosphate) 3'-pyrophosphohydrolase: MPDEAIYQKLIRTIQSYHPSNDFSMIERAYNLAKEAHKNQYRKSGEPYIIHPLEVAVILAELELDLESITAGILHDIIEDTDYTFEDISRLFSEEIARLVEGVTKLGKIEFSTGNKEMQKEEIQAENYRKMFLAMAQDIRVILIKLADRLHNMRTLRFMSPEKQKEKAYETLHIYAPLAHRLGISKIKVELDDLALRYLEPEAYYDLVEKIAKRRIERVEYIEKIIEQVKKKLEEAGIKASVEGRPKHFFSIYKKMVGQNKTLDQIFDLFAIRAIVDSVKDCYGVLGVVHEMYKPIPGRFKDYIAMPKPNMYQSLHTSVIGPEGEPFEVQIRTWEMHRTAEYGIAAHWKYKEGKKGSKNQDKSQDKTEEKLAWLRQILEWQREMSDNREFMDALRLDLDIFNDQVYAFTPKGDVISLPYGSTPIDFAYSIHSAVGNKMVGAKVNGKIVTFDYQIKNGDRIEILTSQNSRGPSRDWLKNVKSSQAKTKINQWFKKEFKDENIIRGKEMLERDAKRRGLNINDLLKPEWMAVVLSKYGFQTWDAVCAAIGHGGLKEGQVVHRLYEEYQKEQRKHITEDNIIVPQEESKKPIKKSKSGIVVKGVGDVAVRFSKCCNPVPGDEIVGFITRGRGVSIHRTDCINIIHLGDEDKNRLIDAEWYVAEQDTKKRTYQTEIKVVGEDRMGMLIDISKVLTEEKIPVKALNARTNKNNESIFNITIEISGVQQLEVITKKLKNVPGINDIIRVTT, translated from the coding sequence ATGCCCGACGAAGCGATTTACCAAAAGTTAATACGCACAATTCAATCGTATCATCCCTCCAATGATTTTTCTATGATTGAGCGTGCTTACAATCTTGCCAAGGAAGCTCATAAAAATCAATACCGTAAATCTGGAGAACCATATATTATACATCCATTGGAAGTAGCAGTCATTTTGGCTGAACTGGAGCTGGACTTAGAATCTATAACGGCAGGAATTCTGCATGATATTATAGAAGATACCGATTACACGTTTGAAGATATATCCAGGCTTTTTAGCGAAGAAATCGCAAGATTGGTTGAAGGGGTAACAAAGTTAGGAAAGATAGAGTTTTCTACCGGTAATAAAGAAATGCAAAAAGAAGAGATACAGGCAGAGAACTATCGAAAGATGTTTTTAGCCATGGCACAGGATATAAGAGTTATCTTAATCAAGCTTGCCGATCGACTCCACAATATGAGAACACTTCGCTTCATGTCCCCAGAAAAGCAAAAAGAAAAGGCTTATGAGACCCTGCATATCTATGCCCCTTTGGCTCATAGACTGGGTATTTCCAAGATCAAAGTGGAGTTGGATGATTTAGCCCTTAGGTATCTTGAACCGGAAGCTTATTATGATTTAGTGGAAAAAATTGCAAAAAGACGCATTGAACGGGTAGAATATATAGAAAAAATTATTGAACAGGTTAAGAAAAAACTTGAGGAAGCAGGCATTAAGGCATCGGTTGAAGGAAGACCAAAACACTTTTTTAGCATTTACAAAAAAATGGTAGGCCAAAATAAAACTTTAGATCAAATCTTTGATTTGTTTGCTATTCGAGCAATAGTCGATTCGGTCAAAGATTGCTACGGGGTACTTGGTGTTGTACATGAAATGTATAAACCGATCCCGGGAAGATTTAAGGATTATATTGCTATGCCGAAGCCTAATATGTATCAGTCTCTTCATACCAGTGTCATCGGTCCTGAGGGAGAACCTTTTGAAGTTCAAATTCGTACATGGGAAATGCACCGTACGGCGGAATATGGGATTGCTGCCCATTGGAAATACAAAGAAGGTAAAAAAGGAAGCAAGAATCAAGACAAATCCCAGGACAAAACTGAAGAAAAACTGGCATGGCTTAGACAAATCCTTGAATGGCAGAGAGAAATGTCAGACAATAGGGAATTCATGGATGCCCTTAGACTGGATTTGGATATCTTTAATGATCAGGTATACGCCTTTACCCCTAAAGGAGATGTCATCAGCTTGCCTTATGGCTCTACTCCAATTGATTTTGCATATTCAATTCACAGTGCCGTTGGAAATAAGATGGTAGGTGCCAAGGTAAATGGTAAAATCGTTACGTTTGATTATCAGATCAAAAATGGAGATCGTATCGAGATATTAACTTCTCAAAATTCCAGAGGTCCCAGCAGGGATTGGCTTAAAAACGTAAAAAGTTCTCAGGCAAAAACGAAAATTAACCAATGGTTTAAAAAGGAATTCAAAGATGAAAACATTATCCGTGGAAAAGAAATGCTTGAGAGAGATGCCAAAAGAAGAGGCCTCAATATAAATGATTTGTTAAAACCGGAATGGATGGCAGTGGTTTTAAGCAAATATGGATTTCAAACCTGGGATGCAGTTTGTGCAGCTATAGGCCATGGAGGCCTTAAAGAAGGGCAAGTCGTTCACAGATTATATGAGGAATATCAAAAAGAGCAGAGAAAGCACATCACAGAAGACAATATTATCGTTCCCCAGGAAGAATCCAAAAAACCAATTAAAAAATCAAAAAGTGGTATAGTTGTAAAAGGAGTAGGAGATGTAGCGGTACGCTTTTCTAAATGCTGCAATCCTGTTCCAGGAGATGAGATTGTCGGGTTTATTACAAGAGGCAGAGGTGTGTCTATACACAGAACCGATTGTATTAACATTATTCACTTAGGCGATGAAGACAAAAATCGTTTAATTGATGCTGAATGGTATGTTGCCGAGCAGGACACGAAAAAGAGAACCTATCAAACCGAAATTAAAGTGGTCGGTGAAGATAGAATGGGAATGCTCATTGACATTTCAAAGGTACTTACAGAAGAAAAGATCCCTGTTAAGGCACTGAATGCCAGAACGAACAAAAATAATGAATCGATCTTTAATATTACTATAGAGATTAGCGGTGTACAGCAACTAGAAGTTATTACCAAGAAGCTTAAAAATGTACCCGGAATCAACGATATTATACGAGTGACTACCTAG
- the scfB gene encoding thioether cross-link-forming SCIFF peptide maturase, translating to MIHKFSMDGVNMVLDIYSGAVHVVDDIVYELVDDYKKYSRDQLIQKYKEKYEISQVEEAIEEIEALEKEGLLFTEDMYVDYLSQFQGRNPIVKALCLHIAHDCNLKCKYCFAGEGEYRGHRSLMSAEVGKKAIDFLIQASGNRRNLEIDFFGGEPLMNFEVVKEIVDYARSIEEKHNKNFRFTITTNGVLLDDDIQAYINEHMHNVVLSIDGRKEVHDRMRYTVNHKGSYDIVVPKFKKIADSRNQTNYYVRGTFTRENLDFAKDVLHLADLGFKQVSVEPVVAPKEMSYALREEDLPMLYAQYEELARELVHRKKEGQGFNFFHFMIDLTQGPCVAKRLAGCGSGSEYLAVTPEGDLYPCHQFVGLEEFKMGTVFEGIQNLPMQKQFQACNVYAKDECKNCWAKFYCSGGCAANAYQFHGDIHIPYKIGCELEKKRVECALYVTAKLAE from the coding sequence ATGATACATAAGTTTTCCATGGACGGAGTGAACATGGTTCTTGACATATATAGCGGAGCTGTTCATGTGGTAGATGACATTGTTTATGAATTAGTCGATGATTACAAAAAATATTCCAGGGATCAACTCATACAAAAGTACAAAGAAAAGTATGAAATATCCCAAGTAGAAGAAGCGATCGAAGAAATAGAAGCCTTAGAAAAAGAAGGACTTCTTTTCACAGAAGATATGTATGTGGATTATTTAAGTCAATTTCAGGGAAGAAATCCTATTGTAAAAGCCTTATGCCTTCATATTGCCCATGACTGTAATCTGAAATGCAAATATTGTTTTGCAGGAGAAGGGGAATATAGAGGTCATCGTTCCCTGATGAGTGCCGAAGTAGGAAAAAAAGCCATTGATTTCTTAATTCAGGCTTCAGGAAACCGCCGCAACTTAGAAATTGACTTTTTTGGCGGAGAACCTCTTATGAATTTTGAGGTTGTAAAAGAAATTGTAGATTATGCAAGAAGCATCGAAGAGAAGCATAATAAGAATTTCCGTTTTACCATTACCACCAACGGGGTTCTATTAGATGATGATATACAAGCATATATCAACGAACATATGCATAATGTCGTTTTAAGTATTGACGGCAGAAAAGAAGTTCATGACAGAATGCGCTATACCGTTAATCATAAAGGAAGCTATGATATCGTAGTGCCAAAGTTTAAAAAGATTGCCGATAGCCGAAATCAAACCAATTATTATGTACGAGGCACTTTTACAAGGGAGAATCTTGATTTTGCCAAGGACGTACTGCATTTGGCAGACTTAGGCTTTAAGCAGGTTTCTGTAGAACCTGTCGTAGCACCAAAAGAGATGTCCTATGCCCTTAGAGAAGAAGATTTGCCGATGCTATATGCACAGTATGAAGAACTGGCAAGAGAACTGGTTCATCGTAAGAAGGAAGGACAAGGTTTTAACTTTTTCCATTTTATGATTGATTTAACTCAAGGACCCTGTGTTGCAAAAAGACTTGCAGGATGTGGCTCCGGTTCCGAGTATCTGGCGGTTACCCCGGAAGGAGATTTGTATCCATGTCACCAATTTGTAGGGTTGGAAGAATTCAAAATGGGAACTGTCTTCGAAGGTATTCAGAATTTGCCCATGCAAAAGCAATTCCAGGCTTGCAATGTTTATGCCAAAGATGAATGTAAAAACTGTTGGGCAAAGTTTTACTGCAGCGGAGGCTGTGCAGCCAATGCCTATCAGTTCCATGGGGACATTCATATACCTTATAAAATCGGCTGCGAGTTAGAAAAGAAAAGAGTAGAATGTGCTTTATACGTAACGGCAAAACTGGCAGAGTAA
- the recJ gene encoding single-stranded-DNA-specific exonuclease RecJ, with amino-acid sequence MIKSKNLWVYRGDIESDSGQTDQLPVSALMAKVLKNRGIKNTDDMMSFLHPDYSRLHNPFLLKDMEKAVDRILEGLAEKRKMTVYGDYDVDGITSTSILFMFLKENGGNIDYYIPDRIEEGYGLNIDAIKKLKDSGTEIIITVDTGIAAVNEAKFAKEIGIDLIITDHHECQSEIPDAYAVIDPKQKECSYPFKLLAGVGVTFKLIHGLAKKLKVEERIWKYIDIVAVGTVADVVSLVDENRVFVKKGFESIPNTWNVGLRALLKVSGYKGGAISTGLIGFGIAPRLNAAGRVGDASRGIELFITQDENMAASIAEELNEENRRRQEMEQTILEEALELIEKELDMKETKVIVIVSEKWHHGVIGIAASRIMEKFYRPAILLSIEDGVAKGSARSVAGFNIFEALCRSSQFLTKFGGHEMAAGLSMPAENIKDFRIFINEYANNIMDDETLIPKIYLDAHIKTEDINLDLASELALMEPYGVGNPQPLFSFEGEIGSIRPVGKDGTHLKISFTNSNKTINGIGFGMGDYSKYLNFGRKISAVIALEINEWNQVIEPQLVIKDLKYTEEDEITYNYYLSLYHLFQHMDIKQKDDFIDLNSKYKLSVEDLFDDRKTILLVHTKANLVKLMKEIKNHQNLFNKKPKVWYTNICGSKSEYDIVVNPIIGQIDFNGYEKVVLYDPLWSHSEYGLLKKKTDILYWVEKNYTIHQDELKILIPNRQDFAVLYRHIKLLESLNVYSAFIDSLLAECNKAADMNVFKILLCMDVFEELGLIRYKFENDIVFFHDISNQKVSLESSKVLQKMIQWSKHLEENQRGK; translated from the coding sequence ATGATTAAATCAAAAAATTTATGGGTGTATCGTGGTGATATAGAAAGTGATTCGGGTCAAACAGATCAATTGCCGGTTTCTGCGTTAATGGCTAAAGTCTTAAAGAATAGAGGAATTAAAAATACAGATGATATGATGTCCTTTTTACATCCTGATTATTCCAGACTTCATAATCCTTTTTTGCTAAAAGATATGGAAAAAGCGGTGGACAGGATTTTAGAAGGATTAGCAGAGAAAAGAAAAATGACGGTTTACGGGGATTATGATGTCGATGGTATCACCAGTACTTCAATTCTTTTTATGTTTTTAAAAGAAAATGGAGGGAATATAGACTATTATATTCCAGATCGTATAGAAGAGGGCTACGGACTTAATATAGATGCAATTAAAAAGCTTAAAGACAGCGGGACGGAGATTATTATTACGGTGGATACGGGAATTGCTGCTGTCAATGAAGCAAAATTTGCGAAAGAAATAGGAATAGATCTTATTATCACAGACCACCATGAATGTCAAAGTGAAATTCCAGATGCTTATGCGGTGATCGACCCGAAGCAGAAGGAATGCAGCTATCCTTTTAAACTTTTAGCCGGGGTTGGCGTTACCTTTAAACTCATTCATGGACTGGCGAAAAAGCTTAAAGTAGAAGAGCGTATTTGGAAGTATATCGATATTGTAGCTGTCGGTACAGTGGCAGATGTTGTTTCATTAGTGGACGAGAATAGAGTCTTTGTTAAAAAAGGATTTGAAAGTATTCCAAACACTTGGAATGTAGGTCTTAGAGCACTTCTTAAGGTGTCAGGATATAAAGGCGGAGCTATTAGTACGGGACTTATAGGATTTGGTATAGCCCCCAGATTAAATGCGGCAGGAAGAGTAGGAGATGCAAGCAGAGGGATAGAGTTATTTATTACTCAAGATGAAAATATGGCGGCTTCTATTGCGGAAGAACTCAATGAAGAGAATAGACGCAGACAAGAAATGGAACAGACAATCTTGGAAGAGGCCCTGGAACTTATTGAAAAAGAACTTGATATGAAAGAGACAAAAGTCATTGTCATTGTTTCTGAAAAATGGCATCATGGGGTAATAGGGATAGCCGCTTCAAGAATTATGGAAAAATTCTACAGGCCTGCTATTCTGCTGAGTATAGAAGATGGGGTAGCCAAGGGTTCCGCAAGAAGTGTAGCAGGCTTTAATATTTTTGAGGCCCTTTGCAGAAGCAGTCAATTCCTTACAAAATTCGGAGGGCATGAAATGGCAGCAGGTTTATCTATGCCTGCAGAAAATATTAAGGATTTTAGAATTTTTATTAATGAATATGCCAATAATATAATGGATGATGAGACATTAATACCAAAAATCTATCTGGATGCGCATATCAAAACAGAAGACATTAATTTAGATTTGGCTTCTGAATTAGCGTTGATGGAGCCCTACGGTGTCGGCAATCCTCAGCCCCTCTTTTCTTTTGAGGGGGAAATAGGTAGCATTCGTCCTGTGGGAAAAGACGGAACTCACTTAAAGATTTCTTTTACAAATTCCAATAAAACTATAAACGGCATTGGTTTTGGCATGGGGGATTATAGCAAATATCTAAATTTTGGACGGAAAATTTCTGCGGTTATTGCCCTGGAAATCAATGAATGGAATCAAGTGATAGAACCTCAGCTCGTGATCAAGGACTTAAAATATACTGAAGAAGATGAGATAACTTACAATTACTATTTGTCTTTATATCATTTATTTCAGCATATGGACATAAAACAAAAAGATGATTTTATAGATTTGAATTCAAAATATAAGCTTTCCGTGGAAGATTTATTTGATGATCGAAAAACGATCCTCTTAGTGCATACCAAAGCAAATTTAGTAAAGCTTATGAAAGAAATTAAAAATCATCAAAATCTATTTAACAAAAAGCCAAAAGTTTGGTATACTAATATTTGTGGTTCAAAAAGTGAGTATGATATCGTTGTTAATCCCATCATTGGACAAATTGATTTTAATGGATACGAGAAGGTGGTTCTTTACGACCCATTGTGGAGTCATTCAGAGTATGGCTTGCTTAAGAAAAAAACAGATATCCTATACTGGGTTGAGAAAAACTATACCATTCATCAGGATGAACTAAAAATTTTGATTCCTAATCGTCAAGATTTTGCAGTTCTATATAGACATATAAAATTGCTTGAAAGTTTAAATGTTTATTCTGCCTTTATAGACAGCCTTTTGGCGGAATGTAATAAAGCAGCAGATATGAATGTATTTAAGATACTATTGTGTATGGATGTTTTTGAAGAATTAGGTTTAATACGTTATAAGTTTGAAAATGATATTGTATTTTTCCACGACATTTCGAATCAAAAAGTATCTTTAGAGTCCTCTAAGGTACTTCAAAAAATGATTCAGTGGAGTAAACATTTAGAAGAGAACCAGAGGGGGAAATAG
- a CDS encoding S1 RNA-binding domain-containing protein, with amino-acid sequence MSSKYQVGQIVEGTINSIKPFGAFVTLDESTQGLVHISQVTHGFLKDINEVVSVGDKVKVKIVSIDAQTGKISLSMKDAVAKKPVESAQPAASDKDRLEDMLKDFLKHSNERQAALNKRNNR; translated from the coding sequence ATGTCAAGTAAATATCAAGTTGGTCAAATTGTAGAGGGTACAATTAACAGTATTAAACCGTTTGGAGCTTTTGTAACCCTGGATGAGTCTACCCAGGGATTAGTCCATATCTCTCAGGTTACACACGGTTTCCTAAAGGATATCAATGAAGTTGTTTCCGTAGGAGATAAGGTAAAAGTTAAAATTGTATCCATCGACGCTCAAACGGGCAAAATTTCGCTTTCTATGAAAGATGCTGTTGCTAAAAAGCCTGTTGAAAGTGCTCAACCAGCTGCTTCCGACAAAGACCGCCTGGAAGATATGCTAAAAGATTTTTTAAAACATTCTAATGAGAGACAAGCGGCTTTAAATAAGCGAAATAATCGTTAA
- a CDS encoding adenine phosphoribosyltransferase, whose translation MDLKQIVRDVLDFPKEGIVFKDITPILQSPEGLKASIDQMMDKLEGVDFDLIIGPESRGFIFGVPLAYNMNKGFIPIRKKGKLPYETVEKEYDLEYGTATIEMHIDAIKPGQKVVIIDDLLATGGTSKAIIDLIEQVGGEVVKLVYLIELEFLKGRDVLKDYSVESIIKY comes from the coding sequence ATGGATTTAAAGCAGATTGTAAGAGATGTACTAGACTTTCCAAAGGAAGGCATTGTATTTAAGGATATCACACCTATTTTGCAAAGTCCTGAAGGGTTAAAAGCATCTATTGATCAAATGATGGATAAACTGGAGGGAGTAGATTTCGACCTCATTATAGGACCGGAATCTAGAGGTTTTATTTTTGGTGTTCCTTTAGCATACAACATGAATAAAGGGTTTATTCCTATACGCAAAAAAGGAAAATTACCTTATGAAACTGTTGAAAAAGAGTATGATTTAGAGTATGGAACAGCAACCATTGAAATGCATATTGACGCGATTAAACCCGGTCAAAAAGTAGTAATCATAGATGACTTATTGGCAACTGGAGGAACCTCCAAGGCGATTATTGATTTGATCGAACAAGTTGGCGGAGAAGTAGTCAAGCTTGTCTATTTGATTGAGTTAGAGTTTTTAAAGGGCAGAGATGTTTTAAAAGACTATAGTGTAGAATCTATTATAAAATACTAA
- the secD gene encoding protein translocase subunit SecD gives MKVKSGLILLLIVVLIGLTGGVAYFGIGENNFLGAQNIRQGLDLKGGVNIVYEADKENPTAEEMSAAIEMIQGRLDRGNYTEAEVAREGNRRIRVDIPGVEDPNKAIEDIGATAQLQFLSPEGEVILTGNEVKDARREMINDNGITKAVVALEFNSKGKDAFAKATEKYVGQIIMIALDETIISAPKVNAVITEGNAIIEGVGTIEEADELAARIKAGALPFKLTPLQSNSVGAKLGASALETSLKAGFIGIILVLLFMLVVYRVPGLAADLALLFYCGVVVIILSYLQSTLTLPGIAGIILSVGMAVDANVIIFARIQEELNAGKTLRAAVDAGFDKAFSAILDGNVTTLIAAGVLYWIGTGLIKSFAQTLGIGILVSMFTALVVTRIIVKQFVNLGLKNPKLYGAK, from the coding sequence ATGAAAGTCAAGAGCGGATTGATATTACTTTTAATTGTCGTTCTTATTGGACTGACAGGCGGAGTAGCCTATTTTGGAATTGGTGAAAATAATTTTTTAGGTGCTCAAAACATCAGACAGGGATTGGATTTAAAAGGTGGAGTGAATATTGTTTATGAAGCTGATAAAGAAAATCCTACCGCTGAAGAGATGAGTGCTGCCATTGAAATGATTCAAGGAAGATTGGACCGTGGTAATTACACAGAAGCAGAAGTAGCTAGAGAAGGAAATAGAAGAATCCGTGTAGATATACCCGGAGTAGAAGATCCTAATAAGGCTATAGAAGATATTGGTGCAACTGCACAGCTTCAATTCCTTAGCCCTGAAGGAGAAGTTATTTTAACTGGTAATGAAGTAAAAGATGCCAGAAGAGAAATGATTAATGATAATGGGATTACAAAAGCAGTTGTTGCTTTAGAATTTAATTCAAAAGGAAAAGACGCTTTTGCAAAAGCAACAGAAAAATATGTTGGACAAATTATTATGATTGCTCTTGATGAAACAATTATCAGTGCCCCAAAAGTAAATGCTGTTATTACTGAAGGGAATGCTATCATAGAAGGTGTTGGTACTATAGAAGAGGCGGATGAATTGGCTGCAAGAATTAAAGCCGGAGCACTTCCTTTTAAATTGACTCCACTTCAAAGTAACAGCGTTGGTGCTAAATTAGGTGCGAGTGCATTAGAAACCAGTCTTAAAGCAGGTTTTATTGGAATTATTTTAGTATTATTATTTATGCTTGTTGTATATAGAGTTCCTGGCTTGGCTGCTGATTTAGCTTTACTATTCTACTGTGGAGTAGTAGTGATTATTTTAAGCTATTTACAATCAACATTAACCCTTCCAGGTATAGCTGGTATCATCTTATCCGTAGGTATGGCGGTAGATGCAAATGTTATTATCTTTGCGAGAATTCAGGAAGAATTAAATGCGGGCAAAACTTTAAGAGCTGCTGTAGATGCAGGTTTTGATAAAGCATTTTCTGCGATTTTAGACGGAAATGTAACCACATTAATCGCTGCAGGTGTATTATATTGGATCGGTACAGGGCTTATTAAAAGTTTTGCACAAACTCTGGGCATCGGTATTCTTGTTTCAATGTTCACCGCATTGGTAGTTACAAGAATTATTGTTAAGCAGTTCGTTAATCTCGGGCTGAAAAATCCAAAACTATATGGTGCGAAATAA
- the secF gene encoding protein translocase subunit SecF: MNIIEKRKTWFTISIIIILAGLLAMPINAFMGNGILNFDVEFIGGTVMEVNIGQDFDIANDIRPVVVEITGDENPQITRSGAQGVSIKTKSIDPETRAKLYNALKDKYNLDGMNDLLNVDDVSPTISTEMQLKALQALLVSSILMLIYITLRFKDWRFGLAAVLPLIHDVFIVLAVYSIARVPVNNSFIAAILTIVGYSINDTIVVFDRIRENKKVAKKGDLEGLIDKSVSQTIVRSINTSITTLVTITMLYFLGVPSIKEFALPLIVGIISGTYSSIFIASPLWYEFHKKSIAKTA; this comes from the coding sequence ATGAATATTATTGAAAAACGTAAAACCTGGTTTACTATTTCAATTATCATTATTCTTGCAGGATTATTGGCCATGCCAATCAATGCATTTATGGGTAATGGAATTTTAAATTTTGATGTTGAATTTATCGGCGGAACCGTAATGGAAGTTAATATTGGACAAGACTTTGATATCGCAAATGATATTAGACCTGTTGTTGTAGAAATTACAGGAGATGAAAATCCTCAGATTACTCGTTCTGGAGCTCAGGGTGTGTCAATCAAGACGAAATCTATAGATCCAGAAACAAGAGCAAAATTATACAATGCTTTAAAAGACAAATACAATTTAGACGGAATGAATGATTTATTAAATGTAGATGATGTTTCTCCGACCATCAGTACAGAAATGCAGCTCAAAGCACTGCAGGCATTACTTGTATCTTCGATATTAATGCTTATTTATATTACACTGCGTTTTAAAGACTGGAGATTTGGTCTTGCTGCTGTATTGCCATTAATACATGACGTATTCATCGTATTAGCGGTATATTCCATTGCACGAGTTCCAGTTAATAATTCATTTATTGCTGCTATTCTAACCATTGTAGGTTATTCCATCAATGATACGATTGTCGTATTTGATAGAATTCGTGAAAATAAAAAAGTAGCAAAAAAAGGCGATTTAGAAGGACTAATAGACAAGAGCGTATCTCAGACTATTGTTCGCTCAATTAATACTTCTATAACCACCTTGGTCACTATAACAATGTTGTATTTCTTAGGTGTACCATCCATAAAAGAATTTGCATTGCCATTGATTGTAGGAATTATTTCAGGAACTTATTCTTCTATCTTTATTGCAAGTCCTTTATGGTATGAATTCCATAAAAAATCAATTGCTAAAACTGCATAA
- the scfA gene encoding six-cysteine ranthipeptide SCIFF, producing the protein MKHIKTLNTATLKKSMAKGGCGECQTSCQSACKTSCTVANQSCENN; encoded by the coding sequence ATGAAACATATTAAGACATTAAATACGGCTACATTGAAGAAAAGTATGGCAAAAGGTGGCTGTGGAGAATGCCAAACATCTTGTCAATCTGCTTGTAAAACATCTTGTACTGTAGCAAATCAATCTTGCGAAAACAATTAA